In the genome of Croceimicrobium hydrocarbonivorans, one region contains:
- a CDS encoding alanine racemase has product MAYLTFNRTKLKHNYKVLKALFDQHNIEWAIVTKLLCGEEVLVKEVVDLGIKEICDARISNLKVVKELAPADVQTVYIKPPAIESIPELVEYADASFNSEFDTIKAISEEAGKQGKMHKVIIMIELGDLREGIMGEELMDFYESVFELPNIKVTGIGSNLNCLHGVMPSTDKLIQLSLYKQLIEAKFGRDIPWVTGGTSVVIPLLQTHQLPAGINHFRVGETLYFGTDIVNHGPMEGMEQDVITLYTQIIEINEKPMLPIGELEANPQGETFEIDESLYGKTTHRAILDVGTLDISSEYLIPFKDQNIEFVGASSDMLVIDIHDNERGYKVGDFIPFHLKYMGALTLFNSYYIEKRVIDN; this is encoded by the coding sequence ATGGCCTATCTCACTTTTAATCGAACCAAGCTCAAGCACAATTATAAGGTCTTGAAAGCCCTGTTTGATCAGCATAATATCGAATGGGCGATTGTTACCAAGCTTCTTTGTGGGGAAGAAGTATTGGTAAAAGAAGTGGTGGATTTGGGGATCAAAGAAATCTGCGATGCCCGAATTTCCAATCTTAAAGTGGTTAAAGAATTGGCACCTGCCGATGTGCAAACCGTATACATCAAACCTCCCGCTATTGAGAGTATTCCTGAATTAGTGGAATATGCCGATGCTAGTTTCAACTCCGAGTTTGACACCATTAAGGCCATCAGCGAGGAAGCCGGAAAGCAAGGGAAGATGCACAAGGTCATCATTATGATTGAGTTGGGTGACTTGCGTGAAGGTATCATGGGGGAGGAATTAATGGATTTTTATGAATCCGTATTCGAATTACCCAACATTAAGGTAACGGGAATAGGATCTAACCTTAACTGCCTGCATGGGGTAATGCCCAGCACCGATAAGCTCATTCAATTATCGCTTTATAAGCAGCTGATCGAAGCTAAATTTGGTCGCGATATTCCCTGGGTAACTGGAGGTACCTCTGTGGTAATTCCTCTCTTGCAAACTCATCAACTACCAGCCGGAATTAATCACTTTAGGGTTGGAGAGACCTTGTATTTCGGGACCGATATCGTAAACCATGGCCCCATGGAAGGGATGGAGCAAGATGTGATTACCCTTTATACTCAGATCATTGAGATTAATGAAAAACCTATGCTTCCCATCGGAGAGCTGGAAGCGAATCCACAGGGAGAAACCTTTGAGATCGACGAAAGTCTATATGGCAAAACTACCCACCGCGCCATTTTAGACGTGGGCACCCTGGATATCTCCAGTGAGTACCTCATTCCATTTAAAGATCAGAATATCGAGTTTGTTGGCGCCAGCAGTGATATGTTGGTGATTGATATTCACGATAATGAACGCGGATATAAGGTGGGCGATTTTATACCATTTCACTTGAAGTACATGGGAGCTCTCACCCTTTTCAATTCATATTATATCGAGAAACGGGTGATTGATAACTAA
- the alr gene encoding alanine racemase, translating into MDNTSHIELSESALANNFQYIRERLAPGARLSHVVKGNAYGHGIDPFVPLAHKLGADHFSVFDVHEAEQVLKALSEPVDIIIMGMVAQEQLEWVIQKNIGYFVFDSKRLEQSVLLAKKLKKKAKVHIELETGMNRSGFEMENWPQISRFLIENAAYLDLQGLCTHFAGAESIANHLRVRQQIKNFRKGRALFKNANLKPKWSHAACSAAFLRFPKTHFDLVRIGILQYGFWPNMETYISIAGLEENPVDPLQRVINWKSRVMNVKKVHKGEYIGYGTSYLATQEMTVASVPVGYSHGFSRSLSNSGRALVRGMRVGVVGVVNMNVMMLDVSHLDHVEIGDEVVLIGRQGDQEISVSSFSEYSDQMNYELLTRLPLDIKRRVKTI; encoded by the coding sequence ATGGATAATACCAGCCATATCGAATTAAGCGAATCTGCTCTAGCCAATAATTTCCAATATATCCGTGAAAGACTGGCGCCAGGCGCGCGCTTATCTCATGTGGTAAAAGGAAATGCCTATGGCCACGGAATTGATCCTTTTGTACCCTTAGCCCATAAATTGGGAGCCGATCATTTTTCGGTATTTGATGTGCATGAAGCGGAGCAGGTATTAAAAGCTCTGTCAGAGCCTGTTGATATCATAATCATGGGCATGGTTGCTCAAGAGCAATTGGAGTGGGTAATACAAAAGAATATTGGCTATTTTGTATTTGATAGCAAGCGATTGGAGCAGTCGGTGCTACTGGCTAAAAAACTCAAGAAGAAGGCCAAAGTGCACATAGAACTGGAAACCGGCATGAACCGTTCTGGATTCGAAATGGAGAATTGGCCCCAGATTAGTCGCTTCCTAATTGAAAATGCAGCCTACCTTGATTTACAAGGACTCTGCACTCATTTTGCCGGCGCGGAAAGTATTGCCAATCATTTGCGCGTTAGGCAGCAGATAAAGAATTTCAGGAAGGGTCGAGCCCTTTTTAAAAATGCCAATTTAAAGCCGAAATGGTCCCACGCGGCCTGTAGCGCAGCCTTTCTTCGTTTCCCGAAAACCCATTTCGATTTAGTGCGGATCGGGATTTTACAATATGGTTTTTGGCCCAATATGGAAACCTATATCAGCATTGCGGGTTTAGAAGAAAACCCGGTAGATCCTCTGCAAAGGGTGATCAACTGGAAAAGCCGAGTAATGAATGTGAAAAAGGTCCATAAGGGTGAATACATCGGTTATGGCACCTCTTATTTAGCTACCCAAGAAATGACCGTTGCTTCTGTTCCCGTGGGCTATTCACATGGTTTTAGTCGCAGTTTAAGCAATTCAGGTCGGGCCTTGGTACGCGGCATGCGAGTGGGCGTTGTGGGCGTTGTTAACATGAATGTGATGATGCTTGATGTGAGTCATCTCGACCATGTTGAAATTGGTGATGAGGTAGTACTCATCGGTAGGCAGGGTGACCAAGAAATTAGCGTAAGCTCCTTTAGTGAGTATAGCGATCAAATGAATTATGAACTTCTAACGCGCTTACCTTTAGATATTAAGCGCAGAGTTAAAACAATATAA